The Porites lutea chromosome 9, jaPorLute2.1, whole genome shotgun sequence sequence TTAGTCGTCGCAAAAGTTTTAGGTCGTTTATTTGTGTCATTCGATAGATGGATCCGTCGAGGACATGAAGTAGCCGAACTCTCTGAACCGAATTTTTCAGAAGACATTTCTCAAAAAATAATCGCAGAATCTTGGTAATTATATGTGTAAAACACAACCTCCGAAGATCGTCggtaagttaaaagaaaaactccGAATATATCAGgcgaatggaacggttatccagaaatttttagtctTACTTTAGACATTTCTAGGCAGTATTTGAACCTTCGAAgagttattttacagaatttttttacatCTGAAATATAATTGAAATTCTGAAAAATCGGCTGGTTCAATACCCCACCGGAAGCTTTGCATCGTTCAGTCTATAAgcttttaataatttaaaaacgTCATAAATTATTTAGTGCGACTTAATCCCTGTCGTCCACAATGTATTTTAATAAGTTTATTCCCCTTTTTTCGGTTGGGTGTTCCGCTTTTAGGTTTCCATTTGTGTCCACTAGTTTGGCTCCGCAAGCTACATGTGCTTCACTAATTTCGCCTTTGTTTTCTGGCAGTTTGCGAGTATGGCCTGATTTAGCGCTGATGCTTATCTCCACAAGTATTTTAGTTTCGATCTTCATCTAATGagtcattatttgtttttaagcctAAAGTGATCGTCTGTTACACAATGTCCAATACTCCTCTCTTGGAATCAAGCGGGACGCTCGCGAGATGCAAATGAAACACTGCTCGTAACTGTATACAGTCGAGCACTGAATATTTGCGTTAGATAAAGTCTTTGAATATGGCGTTTTCTTGGCGTGTCACATGGTTTCTCCTAATTCCATTCTTCTCTAAGCAAGTGACAGGTAACTGTATTTATCGTAACATTTTctcaaacgtcaaacttttcatgtgccgaacctagtgcatgaaaaaaatacttttttttgaTCGACATTGGAGTAAAACTAAGTTtgacaaaattcattttatttgaCTAGACCCAATAATTAAGTCCGGGTGATACTATTCGTCCCAGAAAGAGTTAAATCTTGAAAGTTCCCCCATTAACGCCATACGTATTAATGTTACATTTTATTATAAGTTCTGCTTTATCACTTAGCCAAAGGAAAGGGCACGTtaatggaaaagaacctcgctATTTTAGGCGATAAATGTGACATTTGTATACTCCACGAATAAGGTTTGACCGTCTTTATCAACCGCCGAACATTATTCATGATTTGGGTCGACCAAAATAGGTATCAATTTCGGTACATCACCTCAAAGTTCGACGTTTGCAGAATCCCAAGAGTGATATCCGTTATTAACAATTTAATCACGAAACACGTGGCTTAATAAAAAACAGATTAATTCAGAAAGATCTACGATTTGAAGTACCTATCAAAATGGCATGACACTATTTAAATGAACTTCTACTATACTATACATTAAACCATGAACTATACCCCAATTATAACTGAAGGCCTTTAAAGCCAGCTTTTAAAACAATGATATTTTTTCAATCCTTTTTAAAGAATGAACAAGAGGGAACCATTGTGGGAAACAAGTGTGGCGCGCGATACATTGTCCCACGATTAAGCAATGTTCTCTTTTGAAATTTCGAAATGAGGGCTATTATTTCAGTTTCATCCACACACTGCATGTGCCAGCTGGGAGAAGACTTGAGGGCTTTTTGCATCCAGCCTTGTTGCAAAAGGGCTCATGAATTAAATATGACCGTcacaaaatcatcatttttaaaTCATCTATAAGTTTAAGTTCATGTCTTTGCTTTTGCCTTACTCTAAGCGAACGTGAGTGTTGCTAATATACTCATGTGTACGGTAATTCTAGGCAATTGAAAGTCGAATGAGGCAGAAGAAACAGCAAATATATTCACTCGTTATTCTTAATTCTTTTTCCGTAAATTGTACAGCTTCAGGTGCCCAGGCAACTCAACGTAAAGAGGTTTTTGTGTCTCCTTTTGGGCGAGATGCTAACAACTGTGGCACTGAGGTTCTCCCTTGTCAGACCATCACACAAGCTGTCCGCCAGGTGACCTGGAATGGAGAGATATACCTCAATGGGAGTGGCACCGAGAATTTCCCTTACAATTGCAGTCGTCCTAACGAACATCTTGGGATTTGCATTAAGAAAAGTTTGACTATCACAGGGTTCTTGTCGCCCCACGTTTTTTGTCCCGGGGGAATTTATTTCCAAAAGAAACATGACAAGAAGCACATTCGGGTGAAATTATCGGGGATTGTTTTTACGCAAACATCTCTTACATTTGAAGATTGCAAGTGCGTAACACTTGTCAACTGTACGTTTGGTGGCGCTTCGGAGCTTTTGCGTGTTTATATGCAGAACATTACTACATTCCAGTTGGATATCACTGGACACTCGTTTTTTCACAACAATTCGTTATGCTTCATGCTTCtttttctccaaaatattaaaaacaaaagccgTTTTGTGACAGTCAATATGAGTGATACGTATTTTACAATGAATGGAGTCGACATTGAACAGCAGCGTGCTCATACAGGAGGGCTGAAGATAGtatcaaaggaaaagaaagcttcaAAAATTATAGAGTATGTGAATATCTCTTGTAACAACGTTCATTATGTCAACAACTTTGGGTCCTTTTTACACCTTGACGTTCCAAATGTGTTGGTAAAGGAGACATACGAAGATCTGAATTTCAATTCCAATAACTTACAGCCGGCAGGGAACAACCTTTACTTTTCAAATGTGAAAGAGAccaatgtaattttcaaaggcTTACGATGCGAACGCAATCCGTCTTCGTGTTGTATCAGAATCCAGTCTATCAAGGCAGCGGTTGATATCCAAAGTTCTCTTTTCGACGGCATTTTTCAAGCTTTGTATCTTGAATCTAAGATTAATGCATCCCTACGAATTTTTGGTTCAGTGATTAAAAACAATAGTGCAGATGCTGGAGCTGCACTGTTCGCTACGAGCCCGAAAGGCTTTCTCAAAATCAATATTACAAATACGCTGTTCAGTAACTGCCGAGCCAAGAAATATGGAGGCACGATATCAATAGGGCGTCGGAACAGTAGACATCAGAAACAGTCAGTTCCAGATACACTAGATTTCACTCTCAGAAATGTTTCTGTGAAAGAGTGGACCGGAAATGACCACAAATATTCAACTATAGATGTCCTTCTTAAAAGTGGGAAAGTAACAATAGAACAGTCCAACTTTTCTAACACAAGGTCAGCATCACCCAACGGCGCTGTTCTCGTCAATACGCTGGGGGGGAAATCTAACATCACAGTTTTAAATTGCTCTGTCATTGTTAGTGGTGTAAAAACACCAAAAGCCAAAAGTCAAGCGTTAACCTTCAAAATAGTGGCATCAAAGAAGAGTGCAGGTATTGTATCAATATCAAACAGCTTGTTCGAAAACATTGGCGAGAAACAGAAGGGCTTGTCTGTAAGTCCCAAATACCACATTAGAGTGATCAATATAACAGTTGTATCATTCTTCTATGGATTCCAGGTACTCGCAGAGTATCCCAGAAATATCATGTGTCCGATGAATATCTACATCGACAAATGCACTTTCATCAACAACATCTATGATATGCTGTTGACTCCGTATGATCCAACCTTTGTCCACGTAACGATTCAGAATTCACTTTTTACCAGTAATGAAACGCTTTTTCGAAAAAGTTATGTTATTCGCCTCAACATCCGTCTGGAAAAGATCTCTTCCACGAATGCAGTTGTAATGCTTGACAATGATACTTTCGACTCCAAACCATCgatcaattttgcttttttctttaaagggACGAAAAATGTGACAATTAAGGGATGCACATTTCGTAACTGCATTTATGCGTTTTCACATGCACATAAGTGGCCCATTGAGGCTGGAGACTTTTATGAGACTGGTTCTGGTGCAATTTCAATCTTGACCCATCCTCATACACTGCTAAGGAATGGATGTCTTCACTTTAACACTGTTAATAACACACATCCTATCTGGGCATACGAAAGTTATGTGACATTCAAAGATACAGTATTTGAGCAAAATATGGGACTAATTGCTGGTGGAGTCCACATAAGTAACGGATTTACCACTTTCAAGAGATGTctttttaaagataattttGGCATTCAACAGAGTGGCCACATTTATTCCTCATCTGGAACTGGAAGACTGGACATGGAAGATTGTTTATTCCTGAGAACAAGGAGAATGTTCAACGGTATAAACAGTTCCAGGTACGTAAAAGCAACGTTTTTGTATTCTGAGAGTGGAGGGCCTTTAAATCTTAAGAACACTTCTTTGATATCAGTGTTCCCTGCACGAAATGACTTTCGAATGTTTGACATTTCCAGTGGAGGATACGTTTATATGGATGATAAATCCACCATGCGGTGCAACGAAGGAAGTAAGCTCGTATTGGAAAACGCTACACATCTTGAATATACAAAGGAAAATGGCGAATCTTGCAGAAAAAACGTAACCGTCATAAAGTACTCTTGTCTTTCATGTCCCGTGGGTAATTATAGCCTCCAAAAAGGAACATCGCGAGGTTTATTTGTCAACAATACCATTCGTTGTCTTCGATGTCCATTCGGTGCTAGATGCATTGAAAGAAATATAGCTGCAAAGCCAAATTTCTGGGGTTACCAAACAACTAAAGGGCACCAACAGCAACTGAAATTTTCTGCCTGCCCGGAACACTACTGTGAAAGTCCGACAGACGTTTCAAATGATTTTAACCGTTGCTATGGGAATAGAAATGGTACTCTCTGTGGAAAATGCGCAGAGGGGTTCACAGAATCTCTATTTTCAACGGAATGCTCTAAAGCTACAAAATGCGGAAAATCTTGGATTTGGGTCGTGACAATACTTTTAACACTTGGATTGGTACTTTATCTTTTGATAAAACCACCAATACTTGGCTTCCTTTGCTGCCAGATCCTTTGGTTCAGAAGAGGTCGTCATCAAATAAGACATAATCAAGCCTCAGACAGTGGGTTTAtcaaaataacattttatttctACCAAGTTGCGGAGATTTTGATGGACACATTTGTGGAAAATCGGCTAAAAATTATACCTTTTCTTGCCTTTGTGATCTCTGCGCTTAATTTTCAAGTTACAACGGTAAACAACAAAATTGGTTGTCCTTTTTCAGGTCTTACAGCAGTAACTAAGGAGCTTTTTCTATCTGGAACAGTGTTTTTGGCAGTGGCGAACGTCTTCATCGTGTATATTTTGCATTTGTTCATCAACATTTTGCGACAAAAGGAAAAGCCAAGACTTATACACTATGCAGCCGTTTTCATGGAAGTATTATTGCTTGGATATGAACGGTTGGCAGAAACGTCTCTGAACCTAATGCGTTGTGTCTCCATAGGATCCAGAAAATGGCTCTTTATCGACGGAAATATCCCATGTTTGCAGTGGTGGCAGTATATCCTACTGGCTTACATTGCCGTGTTTGTGATGCCCTTTACCTTTGTACTTTACTGGGGTTCTTCAAAACTTAGCAAATCTTCTATTACAGCAATTGAATTTCTCGCGGCTTGCGTGCTCCCATTTCCTTTTCTGATCTACTGGATTTGCCAGACAATTTggaagaggaaaaaagaaaacgtgtCTGCAAGTAATCAGGAAGTCAACAGAGATGTTTTGGAAATACTCCATGGGCCCTTTCGCAAAGGGACGCTCTACTGGGAAAGTGTTTTGATTGGGCGAAGGTTTattcttctttctttccatACGTTTATTACGGACAGAATGTTACGTGGGGTTTGCATGACAAGCGCATGTTTCGTGATGGTAATTCATCAGATTTTGAGGAACCCTTATAAAGATCCATTGGCGAATAAATCAGAAACACTCTCGCTTGTTGTTTTGACCCTGATCGCTGCAATCAATTTCCCAAAAGCAATCCTCTTCTCTTTTGGCGTAGAAATGAGTACCGATGCATCGGACAGAACTAATTTGGAAATGCTAAAGTGGATTGAGGTTGGCGCCTTGGTGTTTATTCCAGCTTTATTATCCCTGATGGTGACGTTCGCGTTGTTATCCCAGCTGTTAAGATTtggaatgtttctttttaaatataatAGACGCTCATATCAGTATCACCCATCGAATTGGATGACAGAAGCACACAGCCCTCTTATAGGTAAAGAGGAAAGTTGAGTTGTTCCTCTTTTCCGGCAAGCATAGTCCATAGACTAGGTTTTACAGCGCCTTTAGAACTCTGAATTGAAACACAACATGATCATGTTTTGTAGAGCCAAATTCAATGCATTGACATGTTTTGATCTTTGCATGATAAATCAGCATTAATACATGATTTAAGCATAAgcgcaactttttttttaaaaaactgtaagGGTAGCCCTGGAGTGTACAAGGGCAGTAGAAGTTAGAAGCTGTAAGGACCGAGCgttttctctttgtttcaaaGATTTTGCATCAGATCGTCTTCTTCTGAGTGGCTGTTCACGTTTGAAGAGATGTTTTGAATAAATTTCGTAGATCAGAGGTTGCTATGACCACCGGATATGACGAAATAGGTAAATGAACTCAACCTTCTTTTGGCGAAAATGACTGAGTTATTGTCACACGTAAATGCCAAAAAGATTATTTAAAACATAACCGAATGTTGCTAAATTACTTGCACGTCTGGAGGTAAGGCCTGCTTCAATTATCACTTTCATTAGATTCGGCTAAGGTGAAGTATGACGTTTGAAGCGGTGCTTATAATACCAACCGATGTAATACAGTGAACCAAGAGaagataaaggggacagagaaggcatcccccatatacaccctattccataggtaattcgtctcgagttatttttagaatcgggataaagttacctcgcgcgctgcgtggatgtttcgtggaggtttcgcatgactaaacgccgtgcaaaacatgtcgggcgaagggcaatgaaagcgtaaagagatcgagagcatttctgaatattgaagccaAATGAGTCGGCgttcacctgggaaaagggaatcgctggactctttgacaacccgtgaaatcagtttaactcgaagttatcgtaacctcagtgctttaacaaaatgagaaatttcgccggtctattgaaaccggtcgtttgtacaatgaAGCAAGTAACAAgtaatattcatgtacatgtaattagttttacaaatttgaattttaagttgttaagcgctgttgatcagtgaatgtaaatagcgctctagaagttattaaattgtcattattattattataggatgccaagtgttatttttgttgaataataaaagactaatgaaagaataaatatcaagccagaaattgctctcttcaaactgtaaattataaatgatcctgagagaatattcagtgtgttaaggatttccctgctgtactgttagctctatgccagagaggaagggcgattcttttttaattttcgtttcgctgacacagcttcaGCAGAAATCtctcgttttcgtcgacaaaacgaatagcaatatcgctctccgcgtcttccgccatttttttctgcctcaattcgtgaaggacgcgtggctctgagcgtgggtcatccacgcggaacacattcgcgctatgtaaTTGACTGTTGTCCAATCCCCCTTGttatctgtggtcttaaaaataactcgagacgaattacctatggaatagggtgtgtacggaggatgccttctctgtcccctttatcctctcttgagtGAACCACATTATTTTCTTGTCAAGGTACTTTGAATAATCAATTACGTTTccttttcgaaat is a genomic window containing:
- the LOC140948089 gene encoding uncharacterized protein; its protein translation is MAFSWRVTWFLLIPFFSKQVTASGAQATQRKEVFVSPFGRDANNCGTEVLPCQTITQAVRQVTWNGEIYLNGSGTENFPYNCSRPNEHLGICIKKSLTITGFLSPHVFCPGGIYFQKKHDKKHIRVKLSGIVFTQTSLTFEDCKCVTLVNCTFGGASELLRVYMQNITTFQLDITGHSFFHNNSLCFMLLFLQNIKNKSRFVTVNMSDTYFTMNGVDIEQQRAHTGGLKIVSKEKKASKIIEYVNISCNNVHYVNNFGSFLHLDVPNVLVKETYEDLNFNSNNLQPAGNNLYFSNVKETNVIFKGLRCERNPSSCCIRIQSIKAAVDIQSSLFDGIFQALYLESKINASLRIFGSVIKNNSADAGAALFATSPKGFLKINITNTLFSNCRAKKYGGTISIGRRNSRHQKQSVPDTLDFTLRNVSVKEWTGNDHKYSTIDVLLKSGKVTIEQSNFSNTRSASPNGAVLVNTLGGKSNITVLNCSVIVSGVKTPKAKSQALTFKIVASKKSAGIVSISNSLFENIGEKQKGLSVSPKYHIRVINITVVSFFYGFQVLAEYPRNIMCPMNIYIDKCTFINNIYDMLLTPYDPTFVHVTIQNSLFTSNETLFRKSYVIRLNIRLEKISSTNAVVMLDNDTFDSKPSINFAFFFKGTKNVTIKGCTFRNCIYAFSHAHKWPIEAGDFYETGSGAISILTHPHTLLRNGCLHFNTVNNTHPIWAYESYVTFKDTVFEQNMGLIAGGVHISNGFTTFKRCLFKDNFGIQQSGHIYSSSGTGRLDMEDCLFLRTRRMFNGINSSRSYSSN